TCTGATGATACAGATTTAGGATCTGGTGTGCGTCAAGCAAAAATTCAGATGACCCCGAGAAAAGAATATATTCCAAGTTCAGAAGGTTTAGAGGAATTTAATTTGCAGATTGAAGGCGATACAGATGATTTAGAAGATTCTGATGATAACAATACTAATGATGCCGATTTTTCTCCTAAGAACAATAATGAAGGCAGCAATAACAAAAAAGTCCTAAATGCTTCAGATGATATATTTAAGAAAAGAGATAAAAGAGTTGTTGTACTAGAAATTCTGGATTGGATTAAATATATTCTAATCGCCATAATACTTGGTTTATTAATTAGTAAATTCGTAATCCAGCGTAGTGAAGTTGTCGGAAGATCAATGGAGGATACTTTGCATGATGAAGATCAGCTAGTAGTAGATAAATTGACTTTGCTCTTCTCAAGTCCAGAAAGAGGAGATATTGTAACTGTTAATGGGGCCAAAGCACATAATGACAATAAAGAAGTAGGTATGCTTGTAAAAAGAGTTGTGGCTTTGCCAGGAGATACATTGGATTTCAAAGATGGTAAAGTAATTATAAATGGTCAAGAGATAGAAGAAGACTATTTGAGTGCAGGTACGTATACAATGGCGCCATTCGGCTGGCAAGGTGAGATACGAATTCCTGAAGGACATTATTATGTATTAGGAGATAACAGAGGTAACTCTGCAGACTCAAGAGTTTTCGGACCAGTTCCAGAAAATGCAATTGAAGGTAAAGTCTGGATAAGAATTTATCCATTTGATAAATTTGGAAAACTTGATTAAAACTTATTGTTAAAATCAGAATTAATATAAATTGAAAATAAATTAAAAATAAAAACGTTGATGAAAGAGGTAAGAATTTGTCAAAGAGTGATGACAAACAAAAATATATAAGAAATTTTAGTATCATTGCCCACGTAGACCATGGTAAGTCTACTTTGGCAGATAGATTACTGCAAAATACAGGTGTCTTGACTGAACGAGAGATGAACAATCAGGTTCTTGACAACATGGACATTGAGCGTGAGCGTGGAATCACTATCAAGGCTCAAGCCAGCAAAATGTACTATAAGTACAAGGATGGAGAGATATACGAACTTAACCTAATCGACACTCCGGGACACGTTGACTTCAGCTATGAAGTATCTCGTTCACTCGCAGCATGTGATGGTGCAATTTTAATCGTAGATGCTGCCCAAGGTATTGAGGCACAGACATTAGCTAATGTTTATCAAGCTGTAGGCATGGATCTAGAGGTATTACCAGTCATTAATAAGATTGATCTACCTTCAGCACGTCCAGATTTTGTAAAAAATGAAATTGAAGATGTAATTGGTTTAGATGCTAGTCATGCTCCTTTAATTTCTGCTAAAGAAAATATCAATATTGACCAAGTTTTGGATAGCATAATTGAGTATTTACCTTCTCCAGATGGAGACCCTGATGCTCCGTTGAGAGCTTTGATATTCGATGCAAAATATGACACTTACCAAGGTGTTGTAATTTATGTGCGTATCAAAGATGGTCAGGTTAGAGTCGGTGATGAGATTCATTTAATGCACTCTGGAGCTGAATTTACAGTAACTCAAGTTGGAGACTTCAAAGCAGGACAATTAGCTGCTACAACAGATCTATCTGCAGGTGATGTTGGATATATTATCGCTTCAATTAAGAATGTTAAAGATACCCAAGTCGGTGATACAGTTACACTAGTCGATAATCCGGCGAAAGAACCTATACCAGGTTATCAACCAGCTCAACAGATGGTTTATTGTGGACTTTATCCAACAGATAATGCTCGTTATGGCGATTTGAGAGATGCAATGGAAAGACTGCAATTAAACGATGCTTCTTTTACCTTCGAGCCTGAAACATCAGCAGCGTTAGGTTTTGGTTTCCGTTGTGGATTCCTAGGTTTGTTGCACTATGAAATTATCCAAGAGCGTCTAGAGCGTGAATTCGATCTAGATATTATCTCAACAGCTCCTTCAGTAATTTATCACGTGTTTACCAGTACAGGCGAAATGATAGAAGTATCTAACCCTGCCAACTTACCACCAGTAGAGCACATAGAGAGAATAGAAGAGCCGATAGTTACCGCAACGATTATGACTCCAACCGAGTATACAGGTAATGTCATGAAACTTTGTCAAGAACGTCGTGGTGAGTATGTAAATATGAATTATCTGGATGAGTCATTGGTTGAAATAACTTATGACATGCCACTGAACGAGATTATTTATAATCTCTTCGATGTTCTAAAGTCAAATAGTAAAGGTTATGCTTCTTTGAATTATGAAGTAAAAGATTATAAGCCATCCGATTTGATTAAGTTAGATATTTTAATTAA
Above is a window of Fastidiosipila sanguinis DNA encoding:
- the lepB gene encoding signal peptidase I, whose protein sequence is MDKKYKPQSEYDRDLSAEKTADDVLSGNEAGLLPDSDNEQNIRPIRPDVNEVEGPRFSDDTDLGSGVRQAKIQMTPRKEYIPSSEGLEEFNLQIEGDTDDLEDSDDNNTNDADFSPKNNNEGSNNKKVLNASDDIFKKRDKRVVVLEILDWIKYILIAIILGLLISKFVIQRSEVVGRSMEDTLHDEDQLVVDKLTLLFSSPERGDIVTVNGAKAHNDNKEVGMLVKRVVALPGDTLDFKDGKVIINGQEIEEDYLSAGTYTMAPFGWQGEIRIPEGHYYVLGDNRGNSADSRVFGPVPENAIEGKVWIRIYPFDKFGKLD
- the lepA gene encoding translation elongation factor 4, which codes for MSKSDDKQKYIRNFSIIAHVDHGKSTLADRLLQNTGVLTEREMNNQVLDNMDIERERGITIKAQASKMYYKYKDGEIYELNLIDTPGHVDFSYEVSRSLAACDGAILIVDAAQGIEAQTLANVYQAVGMDLEVLPVINKIDLPSARPDFVKNEIEDVIGLDASHAPLISAKENINIDQVLDSIIEYLPSPDGDPDAPLRALIFDAKYDTYQGVVIYVRIKDGQVRVGDEIHLMHSGAEFTVTQVGDFKAGQLAATTDLSAGDVGYIIASIKNVKDTQVGDTVTLVDNPAKEPIPGYQPAQQMVYCGLYPTDNARYGDLRDAMERLQLNDASFTFEPETSAALGFGFRCGFLGLLHYEIIQERLEREFDLDIISTAPSVIYHVFTSTGEMIEVSNPANLPPVEHIERIEEPIVTATIMTPTEYTGNVMKLCQERRGEYVNMNYLDESLVEITYDMPLNEIIYNLFDVLKSNSKGYASLNYEVKDYKPSDLIKLDILINHEKVDALSMIVHREKAEFRGRKMVKILKDEIPRHQFEVPIQAAIGGKVIARETVKAYRKDVIAKCYGGDISRKKKLLEAQKAGKKRMRQVGSVEIPQEAFMAVLKLEDEE